Within Thermus sp. CCB_US3_UF1, the genomic segment GGGCGTTGGACTCCTCGGCGGTGGAGAAGCCCGCGTACTGCCGCATGGTCCAGAGCCGGTCCAGGTACATCCTGGGGTAGATGCCCCGGGTGAAGGGGTATTCCCCGGGGCGGCCCAGCTTCTCCCGGTAGCCTTCGGGCAGGGACTCAAAGAGGCCTTCCATGCCTTAGTTTTACAGGAAAACCCGCACGAGGAGGAGGAAGAGGAAGAGGGCTCCCAAGATGAGGAACAGAGGGGGCAGGAGGAGGCTGTAGACCGCCAGCACCAGGGCCAGGAAGTCCTTCCAGTCGGGTTTGGGATCCTTAGGCCGCATGCCTATCCCTAGGCTAGGATCCACGCCTGCCTCCCGCAAGGCTTCGCCCCTTCATAGCTAGGTTGCTTTTTGCTAGCATTGGGCCATGGCCCTAACCCGCAACGCCCGAAAGGTCCTCAAGGTTCTGGCCCGGCGGGGGGCTCCGGAGGTCCTCTTGGCCTTAAGCCGGGGGGCTTCCCGCTTCTCCGACCTGGAGAGCTCCCTCCTCCTCTCCCCCCGCACCCTGGCCGAACGCCTGCGGGAGTTTCACCTTCTGGGTCTGGTGGACCGCAGGGCCTTCCCGGAGGTGCCGCCTCGGGTAGAATACACCCTGACCCCGCGGGGCAGGCGGGTTTTGGATTTCTTGCACGGATTGGAAGAGGTGTTGGATATGGCCCAGGAGGAGGTACGGTGAAGGCGAGAGCCATTGTGATCACGTCGGGTAAGGGGGGGGTGGGGAAGACCACCACCACCGCCAACCTGGGGGCGGCCCTGGCCAAGCTGGGGGAGAAGGTGGCGGTGGTGGACGTGGACGTGGGCCTGCGGAACCTGGACGTGGTCATGGGCCTTGAGGGGCGGGTGGTCTTTGACCTCATCGACGTCCTGGAGGGGCGGGCCAAGCCCCGGCAGGCCCTCATCCGGGACAAGCGGGTGGAAAACCTCTACCTCCTCCCCGCTTCCCAGACCAAGGACAAGGAGGCCCTGGACCCTGCCAGGTTCCGCGACCTCATCGCCTTCCTCCTGGCCGAGGAGGGCTTTGACCGCATCCTCATCGACTCTCCCGCGGGGATTGAGAAGGGTTTCCAGACCGCCGCCACCCCCGCGGAAGGGGCCTTGGTGGTGGTGAACCCCGAGGTGAGCAGCGTGCGGGACGCCGACCGCATCATCGGCCTCCTCGAGGCCCGGGAGATCCGGGAGAACTACCTCCTCATCAACCGCCTCCGCCCCAAGATGGTGGCCCGGGGGGACATGCTCTCCGTGGAGGACGTGGTGGAGATCCTGGGCCTCAAGCCCATCGGCATCATCCCCGAGGACGAGGGGGTCATCGTGTCCACCAACCAGGGGGAGCCCCTGGTCCTAAAGGGGACGGGCCCAGCTGCCCAGGCCTTCATGGACACCGCCCGGCGCCTAAGGGGAGAGGAGGTGCCCTTCCGCCAGCTGGAAGAGGCCCAGGGCTTCCTGAGCGTCATCCGCAGGCTCTTCGGAGGGGGCTGATGTGGTGGCGTAAGCGGAGCAAGGAGACCGCCAAGGAAAGGCTCAAGCTGGTCCTGGCCTACGACCGGGCCCGGCTTTCCCCAGGCCTGGTGGAGAGCCTGAAGCGGGACCTTCTGGAGGTTCTCCGCCGCTACTTCCCCGCCCAGGAGGAGGGGCTTTCCGTGGCCCTGGAGGAGCGGGGGGAGAAGATGGTCCTGGTGGCGGACATCCCCCTCAAGTAGATGTTCCGGCGCCGGGTCAACCTCCTGGCCTACGACTGGGGCCTCATCCTCCTGACCCTGGCCCTCGCCGCCTTGGGCCTCGTCAACCTGCACAGCGCGGCCCCAGACCCAAGCCTCCTCCCCCGGCAGGCCGTGGCCCTAGGGCTCGGCCTCCTCCTGGCCGTGGGGGTACAGTTCCTTTCCCGCCGGGCGGTCTTCGCCTGGGCCTACCCCCTTTACGCCCTCTCCCTCCTCCTCCTGGTGGCGGTGCTCCTCTTTGGACGGGAGATCAACGGGGCCAAGGCCTGGTTCGTCCTGGGCCCCTTGCAGTTCCAGCCCCTGGAGGTGGCCAAGCTGGGCCTGGTCTTGGCCCTGGCCCGCCTTTTGCAGGGCCGGGCCGTGCGCCGGGTGGGAGACTACCTCCTTCCCGGCCTCCTTACCCTGCCCGTGGCCGCCCTCCTCCTCCTCCAGCCCGACCTGGGGGGCACCCTGGTGGTCCTCTTCGGGGCCTTCACCGTCCTCTTCGTCCGGGGCCTTCCCGCCAAGCACCTTGGGGTCGGGGTCCTGGCCCTGGTCCTCCTGGTGCCCACCGTGGTCTGGCCCAACCTCAAGCCCTACCAGCGGGAGCGGGTCCTGATCGTGCTGGACCCCTACCGGGACCCCCTGGGCCAGGGGTTTCAGGTGATCCAGTCCACCATCGCCATCGGCTCGGGGGGGCTCTTGGGCAAGGGGTACGGCCAGGGTACCCAGACCCAGCTGGGCTTTGTGCCCTTCCGCCATACGGATTTCGCCTTTGCCGTCTGGGCCGAGGAATGGGGTTTTGTGGGGGCGGTGGCCCTGATTGGGCTTTACGCCCTCCTCCTGGTGCGCCTCTTCTCCTTGGCCTTGGAGTGCCCGCAGCCTTCGGACCGCCTTTTCCTGGCGGGGGTAGGAGGGATGCTGGGTTTCCAGATCCTGGTCAACCTGGGGGTGGCCTTGGGGGTGATGCCGGTGACCGGCCTTACCCTGCCCCTCTTTTCCTATGGGGGGTCTAGCCTCATGGCCACCCTCCTTTCCCTGGGTCTGGTCTTGCTGGTCCACCGGGACCGGGCGGAGCCTTAGGGTCCTTGCCCACCTGGGCCCACCTGCTAAACTAGGCCCCGTGGCCAGGGACGTGCTGGTGCGGCTTTCCGGGGTGCGCAAGCGCTTTGGCAACGTGGCGGCCCTGGACGGGGTGGACCTCGAGGTCCACCGGGGGGAGTTCTTCAGCCTCCTGGGCCCCTCGGGGTGCGGCAAGACCACCCTGCTTAGGCTCCTGGCGGGGTTTGACACCCCGGATGCGGGGCGCATTGAGATCGCGGGCCGGGACATGGCCGGGGTACCCCCCTACGCCCGCCCAGTCAACACCGTCTTCCAGAACTACGCCCTTTTCCCCCACATGACCGTGGAGGGGAACGTGGCCTTCGGCCTGCGCATGCAGGGCCTGCCCCCGGCTGAGGTGCGCAGGAAGGTGGCCTGGGCCCTGGAGCTCGTGGACCTTTTGGGCCTGGAAAGGCGCTATCCCCGGGAGCTTTCCGGCGGGCAGAAGCAGCGGGTGGCCCTGGCCCGGGCCTTGGTCCTGGAGCCGGAGGTCCTCCTCCTGGACGAGCCCCTTTCCGCCCTGGACGCCAGGCTGCGCCAGGAGCTTCGGGTGGAGCTCATGCAGCTCCAGAGGCGGTTGGGTAAGACCTTCATCTTCGTCACCCACGACCAGGAGGAGGCCCTGGTGATGTCGGACCGCATCGCGGTCATGCGGGCGGGGCGGATTGAGCAGCTGGGCCTGCCCGACGAGGTTTACGAGCGGCCCAGAAACCGCTTTGTGGCCGAGTTCCTGGGCCGCTCCAACTTCCTCCCCGCCCGCCCCCACCCCATGGGGGCGGAGACCCCCTTGGGGCCTTTGCGCCTGCGGGAGCCCTTGCGGGCGGAGGGGCACCTGGTCATCCGTCCGGAGAAGATCCGCCTCTACCCTGCGGGCAACGGGGCCCCTGCGCGGGAGAACCTGGTGCGGGCCCGGGTGGAGGAGATCGTCTACACCGGGGCGGAGAACCAGTACTACCTGCGGGCGGGAGAGGTGCGGCTTCTGGCCTACACCCTGAACCAGGACCTGCAAGAGCCGGGAGCCGAGGAGTTTGCCTACGGGGAGGAGGTCTTCTGCTACCTTCCCCCGGAGAACCTGGTGGTGGTCCATGAATGAGGCGGCCACCCCCTTCCAGCGCCTCTTCCGCATCCTGGTGACCGTGGGCCCCGGGGGGCTTTGGCTTTTCCTCTTCGTCCTCCTGCCCACCCTTCTGGTCCTCCTGGCCTCCTTCCTCACCCGGGGGCCTTACGGGGAGCTGGGGGGGCCCTTGGGGGTACACAACTACGCCCGGGCCCTGGAGCCCGTCTACCTCGAGGCCTTCGCCCAAAGCCTCCTCATCGGGGTCCTGGCCACCCTCCTTTCCGCCCTTCTGGGCTACCCCTTGGCCTTTTACATCGCCCGCCACCCCCGGCGGAACCTCCTTCTCTTCCTCCTCCTCCTCCCCTTCCTCACCAACTTCCTCATCCGGGTCTACGCCTGGCTGGTCCTCCTGCAGCGGGAGGGGCTTCTCAACGCCTTTCTGGGGGCTTTTGGCCTTGGGCCTTACGCCTTCTACCCCTCCTTCCTCGCCGTCCTCCTGGCCACGGTCTACACCTTCTTGCCCTTTTTCGTCCTCCCGGTCTACGCCAGCGTGGAGCGCCTGGACTGGCAGCTTTTGGAGGCGGCCTACGACCTGGGGGCCAGGCCCTTTAGGGCCTTCCTCCACGCCGTCCTCCCCCAGACCTACCCGGGGGTTTTCGCCGGGAGCGTGTTGGTCTTCATCCCCGCCATGGGCACCTTCGTGGTGGCGGACCTCCTGGGGGCGGGGCGGGTGGTCCTCGTCGGCAACCTCATCCAGCAGCAGTTTGGCCTCACCCGGGACTGGGCCTTTGGGGCGGCCCTGAGCGTCTTCCTCATGGCCTTTGTCCTCCTGGCCCTTTACCTTTACGCCCGGATCCAGGGGGAAAGGGGGCTGGAGGAGCTGGTATGAGGCGGTGGCTTTCCCTGCACGCCCTTCTGGTCTACCTCTTCCTCTACCTCCCCCTTTTGGTCATCGTGGCCCTCTCCTTCAACGAGAGCCGCCGGGGGGTGCGGTTCACCGGCTTTACCCTGGACTGGTACCGGGCCCTCTTCCAGGACCCCAGGGTCTTGGAGTACTTCCTCAATACCCTGGTGGTGGCCCTGGGCTCTACCCTGGTCTCCACCCTCCTCGGCACCCTCCTGGCCCTGGGCCTGGTGCGCTACCGCTTTCCCGGAAAAGGGGTGTTGCGCTACCTCCTCTACATCCCCGTGGTGGTGCCCGACGTGGTCATGGGGGTTTCCCTCTTGCTCCTTTTCGCCTTTAGCCGGGAGCTTTTCGGCTTTCCCAAGCTCTCCCTCCTTACGGTGATCCTGGGGCACATCACCTTCCAGGTGGCCTTTGTGACCCTGGTGGTGCGCTCCAGGCTCCTCCTCCTGGACCCTGGCCTCGAGGAAGCCGCCCGCGACCTGGGAGCCCGGGGCTTCCAGACCTTCTGGTACGTGACCCTGCCCCTGGCCTGGCCGGGGGTGGCCGCGGGGGCCCTTCTGGCCCTCACCCTCTCCCTGGACGACTTCGTGGTCACCTTTTTCACCGCCGGGCCCGGGGCCACCACCCTACCCCTTTACATCTATTCCAGCGTGAAGCTGGGGGTAAGCCCCAAGGTCCATGCCCTCTCCACCCTCATCGTGGGCCTCAGCGCCTTTTTCCTGGCCTTGGGGTATGCTCTAACCCGGAGGCGGGTATGAGGCGTGCGGGCATCCTGCTCCTTCTCCTGGCCCTGGTGGGCCTGGGCCTTTTCCTGCTCCGCCCCAAGCCGGCCCCTGGGGCGGGCACCCTGTACTTCCTGAACTGGGCGGACTACATCCCCGAAGAGCTCCTGCAGAAGTTCAGCCAGGAAACGGGGGCCAAGGTGGTCCTGGATACCTTTGAGTCCCCCGAGGCCATGCTGGCCAAGCTGAAGGCGGGGGCCGACCAGGAGTTCTCCCTGGTGGTGGCCCCGGACTACTACGTGCTCCAGATGGCCCGGGAAGGCCTCCTGGCCCCCCTGGAGAAGTCCAGGCTGAAGAACCTGGCCAACCTGGACCCCTTCTTCCAGAACCCGCCCTATGACCCTGGCCTCGGCTACTCCGTCCCCTACCTTTGGGGCACCACCGGCCTTGCCTACCGGGAGGACCTGGTGCAGGGGCCGGTGGACTCCTACGCCGTCCTCTTTGACCCCGCCCGCCAGGTGGGGCCCTTCCTCCTCCTGGACGAGATGCGGGAGACCATCGGAGCGGCCTTGAAGTACCTGGGCTTCTCGGTGAACACCACCGACCCCCAGGCCTTGGAAAAGGCCAAAGGCCTCCTCCTCGAGGCCAAGGGCCGCTCGGTGGGCTTCGCCGGGGGGATTGAAGGCCTGAACCGCATCCTGGCTGGGGATGCGGCCGTGGCCTTGGCCTACTCGGGGGATGTCCTCCAGGCCCGGCAGGAGGATGCCCGCCTGCGCTACGCCCTCCCCAAGGAAGGGGCTACCCTGTGGACGGATGCCCTGGTGGTCCTGAAGCGGGGCCCGGCCCAGGACCTGGCCTACCGCTTCATAGACTTCCTCCTGGAGCCGGAAAACGCCGCTACCCTTTCCCGCTACACCCGCTACGCCACCCCCGTGGCCCGGGCCCTCCCCCTCCTCCCCGAGGAGATGCGCACCGACCCCACCATCTTCCCCCCGGAGGCGGTGCGGGGGAAGCTGGAGTACCTGAAGGACCTGGGGCCGGAGATCGCCCTCTTTGACCGGGTCTGGACCGAGGTGAAGGCTCGCTAAAGGCCAGGGGTGGGGGCGGGGGCTATACTGTTTTCATGAAACGCCTCTTCCTGCCCTTCCTGACCCTGGCCTGGGGCTCCTTCCCCGCCTGGGGCCAGGGGGTGGAGGCCCTTTGGGCCCGCGCCTGCGCCCAGTGCCACGGGGAGAAGGCCCTGGGGGTGCGCCCTTACCCCGGCCTGCAGGGCGCGGCCCCCCTCTTCGCCACCCCGGAGGGGCGGCGCTACCTGGTCCTGGCCACCCTTTACGGCAAAAAGGGGGAGGCCGGGCTCATGCCCGGCTTCGCCCAGCTGAAGGATGAGGAGCTCGCCGCCCTGCTCAACCACCTCAAGGCCCTCCTCGGGGCCAAGGGGGAGGCCTTCACCCCCGAGGAGGTGCGCCGGGGGCGGGGCCTGAACCTCACCCCCGACCAGGTCAAGCGCCCCTAGGCGGGGTCGGCCAGGACGGCCCCCTCATCGGCCTGGCCCACCAGGGCGGCGTAGCGGGCGAAAAGCCCCTTGGCGAAGCCGGGGGGCCGGGGTTGCCAGCGGGCCTGGCGGCGGGAGAGCTCCTCCTCGGGGAGGAGGACCTCCAGGAGGCGGTTTTCCACGTCAATGCGCACCCGGTCTCCCTCTTCCAGGAGGGCGATGGGCCCGCCGATGGCCGCTTCGGGGGCGATGTGCCCCACCATCAGGCCCCGGGTACCCCCGGAGAAGCGCCCGTCGGTGAGGAGGGCCACCTCGGGGCCCAGGCCCTCGCCCACGATGGCGCTGGTGACGGAGAGCATCTCGGGCATCCCCGGGGCGCCCTTGGGGCCCACGTAGCGGATGACCACCACGTCCCCGGGCCGGATCCGGCCCTGGAGCACCGCCTCCATGGCCGCTTCCTCGGCGTCAAAGACCCGGGCCGGCCCCTCAAAGAAGGTGCGTTCCGTGCCGGCCAGCTTCAGGACCGCTCCCTTGGGGGCCAGGTTCCCCTTGAGGACCACCAGCCCCCCTTGGGGCTTGAGGGCCTTCTCCACCGGGAAGACCACCCGCTGCCCCTCGGCCTCCCGGTAGGCCCGCTCCACCTCCTCGGCCAGGGTGCGCCCGGTGAGGGTCTTCTCCTCCCCGAAGAGGAGGCCGGCTTCCAGAAGGCGCTGGAAGACCAGGGCCGTTCCCCCGGCCTCATAGAGCTCCCAGGCGGTGTAGGTGCCCCAGGGGCGCAGGTCGGCGATCACCGGGGTCTTGCGGGAAACCCGGTCAAAGTCGTCCAGGGAAAGCTCCACCCCCGCCTCCTTGGCCAAGGCCAGGAGGTGGAGGACGGCGTTGGTGCTCCCTCCCGTGGCGGCCACGGCGGCCACGGCGTTGAGGAAGCTTTTTCGGGTGAGGAAGTCCCGGGGCTTCCAGTCCCTGGCGATGGCCTCGGCCAGGATCCGCCCCGCCTCCCGGGTGGCCTTGGCCTTTTCCGGGTGGACGGCGGGGATGGCGTTGTAGCCCAGGGGGGAGAGGCCTAGGGCCTCGAGGGCCATGGCCATGGTGTTGGCCGTGTACTGGCCGCCGCAGGCCCCGGGCCCGGGGATGGCCCGCCGCTCAATCTCCCCAAGCTCCTCGTCGGAGATCTTCCCCGCGGCCCGCTGCCCTACGGCCTCAAAGACCTCCACGATGGTGAGCTTCCGTCCCCGCCACTCCCCGGGGGCGATGGTGCCCCCGTAGAGGACCATCCCCGGCACCCCGCTGCGGATGACCCCCATGGCCCCTCCGGGGATGGTCTTGTCGCAGGCGGAAAGGGCCACCATGCCGTCGTAGAGGTAGCCCTGGGCGATGAGCTCCACGCTGTCGGCGATGACCTCGCGGCTTACCAGGCTTGCCCGCATGCCCGGGGTGCCCATGCTGATGCCGTCGGAGATGGCGGGGGCCCCGAACTCAAAGGGGAAAAGCCCCGCCTCCTTGAGCCCAGCCTTCAGGTCCAGGGCCAGCTGCCTTAGGTGGAGGTTGCAGGGCATCCCGTCGGTGAAGGTGTTCACCACCCCCACGAAGGGCTTCCGGAAGTCCTCGTCCCCCACGCCTACCGCCCGGAGCATGGCCCGGGCCGGGGCCTGCTTCAGTCCCTCCTTGATGCGATCCGATCTCATGCCTCCCTCCAGGTGGCGATTTTGCCGTGGAACTGACGGGCCCGGGGCAGAAGGCGCACCAGGGCCTTGGCCGCCGCCTCCGGGGTGAGGAGGCGGCCTTCCTCCTTGTAGCCGCGGAAGACCCGGTGCAGCACAGGGGCGGCGCTCCCCTGGGCCTCCCGGGCCGCCTGCTGCATGCCGGTTTCCACCACCCCCGGGCGGTAAATAAAACAGGCCACCTCGGGCACCTCCGCGGCCAGCTGCCGGGCCAGGTGCTCCTCGGCGGCCTTGGCCACCGCGTAGGCCCCGATGCCGGGGAGGTTGCTCTCCGCCGCCCCCGAGCCCACGAAGACCGCCACCCCCTCCCCCCTCTGCCGCAGGAGAGGGTAGGCGAAGCGGGCAAGCTGGTACCCCGCCAGGAGGTTGGCCTCCAGCACCTCCAGGAAGAGGGGCTCGGCCAGCTCGTAGAGGAGGGGGCCGGGGTGGAGGACCCCGGCGTTGTGGATGAAGCCCTCCAGGGGGCCCAGGGCTTGGGCCCGCTCCACCAGGGCCTGGGCCACCTCGGCCTTGCCGGCGCTACCCGCCACGGCCTCGGCCTTGGCCCCTAGGGCCCGCACCTCCTCCAGCACGGCCCGCAGGGGGGCTTCCGAGCGGGCGTTCAGCACCAGGTCGTAGCCTGCCTTGGCCAGTTCCAGGGCCAAGGCCTTGCCGATGCCCCGGCTGGCCCCGGTGAGGATCAGGGTTTTCCTCATAGCAAGGCCTCCACCGCCGCCTTCTGCCCCAGGGCCTCGAGGGCCTCCCCGGGGCCCAGGACCGCCACCTGCCCGTAACCTTCCCCTTGGGGCTCCCGGTGGACCAGGACCCTCTGCCCCCCTAGGTCCACCACCCAGACCTCCGCCACCCCGGCCCGGGCGTAGAGGGGGAGCTTCACCCCCAGGTCGTGGTCCAAGGGGGTGTCCGCCACCTCCACCACCAGGAGGGCATCCCGGGCCCGGGGTAGCTCGGCCTCGTAAAAGTCCTCCCGGGGCCTGAGGAGGGCCAGATCCGGGTAGAGTTCCGACCCCCCCACCGCCAAGGGGCTTTGCACAAAGAGGATGGCCTTTTCCGGCACCAAGGGGGCAAAGAGGGCGGTGAGCCGGGCCACCTTGGCCGCATGGCGCTTGCCGATGGGGCTCATCTCCAAGAGTTCTCCTTCCACCAGCTCCAGCCTCAGGTCCTCGGGGAAGACCCCGGCCTCCACCATGCGGTGGAACTCCTCCAGGGAGATCCGGTGCCGGGTCACGGGAGCACCTCCTTCCGCCGGGGTTGCCGGCATCCCCCTCATTGTAGGCGGCTTAGGACCGCCTGGGTGAAGGCCGCCGTGCCGGCGCTTCCCCCCAGGTCCGGGGGCGGGGTTTCCCTTAGGGCCTGGGCCACGGCCCTTTCCACCCCGCGGGCCAGCTCCACCAGGCCGAAGGCGTGCTCCAGCATCATGGCCGCGGAGAGGATGGCGGCGGTGGGGTTGGCGATGCCCTTGCCGGCGATGTCCGGGGCGGAGCCGTGCACCGGCTCAAAGACCGGGGTGCCCCGGCCCAAGGAGGCGGAGGGGAGAAGCCCCAAAGAGCCGGGCAGGACCGAGGCCAGGTCGGAGAGGATGTCCCCGAAGAGGTTCCCCGTGACCACCACGTCGAAGCGGGCGGGGTTGCGCACCAGGTGCATGGCCATGGCGTCCACGTACTGGTGCTCCAGGGTGGTGTCGGGGTAGTCCCCGTGGACCTCGGCCACGGTCTTGCGCCAGAACTCCCCCACCTCCAGCACGTTGGCCTTGTCCACGCTCACCACGTGTTTCCGCCGCTTCCTGGCGGCCTCAAAGGCCACCCGGGCCACCCGCTCCACCTCGGGCTTGCTGTAGCGCTCCGTGTTCCAGGCCTCCGCCTCCGACATCCCCCGGGGCTCGCCGAAGTAGATCCCCCCCGTGAGCTCCCGCACGATGAGCACGTCCACCCCCCGGGCGATCTCCTCCTTGAGGGGGGAGAGGCGCTCCAGCCCGGGGAAGACCTTGGCCGGGCGCAGGTTGGCGAAGAGGTCCTGGCCCTTGCGCAGGGCCAAGAGGCCCGTCTCTGGCCGGAGCCTCCGGGGAAGGGCATCCCACTTGGGCCCGCCCACGCTTCCCAAAAGCACCGCCTCCGCGGCCTCCACCCCCTTGCGGGTCGCCTCGGGGAAGGGTTCCCCGTGGGCCTCGATGGCCGCCCCCCCAAAGGGGAAGACCTCGTAGGCCAGGCCCAGGCCGTGGGCCTCGTCCAGGGCCTTGAGCACCTTCAGGGCGGCCTCGGTTACCTCGGGACCGATCCCATCCCCGGGCAGCACGGCCACCCTCATTCCGCCCTCCTGGGGTAGGGAAGCTTCCGGTCAAAGGCGTCCAGGAGCTCCCCTGCTTCCAAAAGCTCCCCGATGGGGTCCCAAAGCCCCTGGGTGAGGGCCTCCCGGGCCGCCTCGGGCAGGGAAAGGGGGGCTTTATGCCCGGCGAAGCGCACCTCCTTGGCCACCAGGTCCACCTCCACCTCGAGGCCCGGCTCCTCCTCCACCCTTTGGAAGAGGGCCTTCAGGTCCTCCGGGGCCAGGGTCACGCAGGGCAGGCCGATGGCCGTGGCGTTCCCGAAGAAGATCTCGGCGAAGCTCTCCCCCACGATGGCCCGGAACCCGGCCCGCTTGATGGCCTGAGGGGCGTGCTCCCGGCTGGAGCCCGAGCCAAAGCCGGCCTCCACCAGAAGGATGCTGGCCCCCTGGTACCGGGGGTCGTTCAGGGGGTGGGGTTTGGGGTTCCCCTCCTCGTCAAAGCGCTCGTCGTAAAAGAGGTACCGGCCCAGGCCCTCAAAGGTCAGGGCCTTCATGAACCGGGCCGGAATGATGCGGTCGGTGTCGATGTCCTCGCCCCGTAAGGGCACCGCCTTGCCGCGGATCAGGGTGAACTTCTCCAGCATGGCTCACCTCCTAGCGCACCGCAATGCCAAAGACCTCGCGGGCGTCGGCGATCTCGCCCGCCACCGCCGCCGCCGCCACCATGAGGGGGCTCATGAGCACCGTGCGCCCCCGGGGGCTTCCCATCCGCCCCTTGTAGTTGCGGTTGGAGGAGCTGGCGGCCAGCTCATCCCCCTCCAGCCGGTCGGGGTTCATGGCCAGGCACATGGAACACCCGGGGTTCCGCCACTCAAACCCCGCCTCGCGGAAAACCTCGGCGATGCCCTCCTCCTCGGCCTTCCTGGCCACCCACTCCGAGCCCGGCACCACCAGGGCCCGCACCCCCTTCTTCACCCGGTGCCCCTTCAGGAAGCGGGCCACCTCCCGCAGGTCGGAAAGGCGGGCGTTGGTGCAGCTGCCGATGAAGGCCACCTGGACGGGTACCCCCTTGATGGGCTGCCCCGGCCTGAAGCCCATGTAGGCCAGGGCTTCCTCGGCCACGGGGCGTTCCTCCTCGGGAAGCTCCTCCAGCAAGGGGATCCGCCCGTCAATGGGGATGGCCTGCCCGGGGTTGATGCCCCAGGTCACCGTGGGGGCGATGGCCTCGGCCCGGAAGGTGACCACGTCGTCGTAAGGGGCATCGGGGTCGGAGCGGAAGGAAAGCCAGCGCCGCTTGGCCTCCTCCCAGGCCTCCCCTTGGGGGCTGTAGGGACGGCCCTCCAGGTAGCGGAAGGTGGTCTCGTCGGGGTTCACGTACCCCACCCGGGCCCCGCCCTCAATGGACATGTTGCACAGGGTCATGCGGCTTTCCATGTCCATGGCCTCCACGGCGCTGCCCCCATACTCGTAGGCGTAGCCCAGGCCCCCCTTCACCCCCAGGTGGCGGATGATGTGCAGGATCACGTCCTTGGCGTAGACCCCGGGGGCCAGCCGGCCCTCCACGTTGATGCGCCGCACCTTCAGCTTCTGCGCCGCCAGGGTCTGGGTGGCCAGCACGTCCCGCACCTGGCTGGTGCCGATGCCGAAGGCCACAGCCCCAAAGGCCCCGTGGGTGGAGGTGTGGGAGTCGCCGCAGGCGATGGTCATCCCCGGCTGGGTGAGGCCCAGCTGGGGCCCGATCACGTGCACGATCCCCTGGTTCCCGCTCCCCAGGTCAAAGAAGGTGATGCCGTGCTCCCGGGTGTTGGCCCTAAGGGC encodes:
- the ilvD gene encoding dihydroxy-acid dehydratase translates to MRSDRIKEGLKQAPARAMLRAVGVGDEDFRKPFVGVVNTFTDGMPCNLHLRQLALDLKAGLKEAGLFPFEFGAPAISDGISMGTPGMRASLVSREVIADSVELIAQGYLYDGMVALSACDKTIPGGAMGVIRSGVPGMVLYGGTIAPGEWRGRKLTIVEVFEAVGQRAAGKISDEELGEIERRAIPGPGACGGQYTANTMAMALEALGLSPLGYNAIPAVHPEKAKATREAGRILAEAIARDWKPRDFLTRKSFLNAVAAVAATGGSTNAVLHLLALAKEAGVELSLDDFDRVSRKTPVIADLRPWGTYTAWELYEAGGTALVFQRLLEAGLLFGEEKTLTGRTLAEEVERAYREAEGQRVVFPVEKALKPQGGLVVLKGNLAPKGAVLKLAGTERTFFEGPARVFDAEEAAMEAVLQGRIRPGDVVVIRYVGPKGAPGMPEMLSVTSAIVGEGLGPEVALLTDGRFSGGTRGLMVGHIAPEAAIGGPIALLEEGDRVRIDVENRLLEVLLPEEELSRRQARWQPRPPGFAKGLFARYAALVGQADEGAVLADPA
- a CDS encoding SDR family NAD(P)-dependent oxidoreductase — protein: MRKTLILTGASRGIGKALALELAKAGYDLVLNARSEAPLRAVLEEVRALGAKAEAVAGSAGKAEVAQALVERAQALGPLEGFIHNAGVLHPGPLLYELAEPLFLEVLEANLLAGYQLARFAYPLLRQRGEGVAVFVGSGAAESNLPGIGAYAVAKAAEEHLARQLAAEVPEVACFIYRPGVVETGMQQAAREAQGSAAPVLHRVFRGYKEEGRLLTPEAAAKALVRLLPRARQFHGKIATWREA
- a CDS encoding Uma2 family endonuclease, with the protein product MTRHRISLEEFHRMVEAGVFPEDLRLELVEGELLEMSPIGKRHAAKVARLTALFAPLVPEKAILFVQSPLAVGGSELYPDLALLRPREDFYEAELPRARDALLVVEVADTPLDHDLGVKLPLYARAGVAEVWVVDLGGQRVLVHREPQGEGYGQVAVLGPGEALEALGQKAAVEALL
- the leuB gene encoding 3-isopropylmalate dehydrogenase, which translates into the protein MRVAVLPGDGIGPEVTEAALKVLKALDEAHGLGLAYEVFPFGGAAIEAHGEPFPEATRKGVEAAEAVLLGSVGGPKWDALPRRLRPETGLLALRKGQDLFANLRPAKVFPGLERLSPLKEEIARGVDVLIVRELTGGIYFGEPRGMSEAEAWNTERYSKPEVERVARVAFEAARKRRKHVVSVDKANVLEVGEFWRKTVAEVHGDYPDTTLEHQYVDAMAMHLVRNPARFDVVVTGNLFGDILSDLASVLPGSLGLLPSASLGRGTPVFEPVHGSAPDIAGKGIANPTAAILSAAMMLEHAFGLVELARGVERAVAQALRETPPPDLGGSAGTAAFTQAVLSRLQ
- the leuD gene encoding 3-isopropylmalate dehydratase small subunit, whose product is MLEKFTLIRGKAVPLRGEDIDTDRIIPARFMKALTFEGLGRYLFYDERFDEEGNPKPHPLNDPRYQGASILLVEAGFGSGSSREHAPQAIKRAGFRAIVGESFAEIFFGNATAIGLPCVTLAPEDLKALFQRVEEEPGLEVEVDLVAKEVRFAGHKAPLSLPEAAREALTQGLWDPIGELLEAGELLDAFDRKLPYPRRAE
- the leuC gene encoding 3-isopropylmalate dehydratase large subunit, yielding MGKTLYEKVWEAHEVRKLRNGQSQLFIDLHLLHEVTSPQAFGMLKDLGLKVRYPHRTFATVDHIVPTHDRREPFQDPLAQSMLEALRANTREHGITFFDLGSGNQGIVHVIGPQLGLTQPGMTIACGDSHTSTHGAFGAVAFGIGTSQVRDVLATQTLAAQKLKVRRINVEGRLAPGVYAKDVILHIIRHLGVKGGLGYAYEYGGSAVEAMDMESRMTLCNMSIEGGARVGYVNPDETTFRYLEGRPYSPQGEAWEEAKRRWLSFRSDPDAPYDDVVTFRAEAIAPTVTWGINPGQAIPIDGRIPLLEELPEEERPVAEEALAYMGFRPGQPIKGVPVQVAFIGSCTNARLSDLREVARFLKGHRVKKGVRALVVPGSEWVARKAEEEGIAEVFREAGFEWRNPGCSMCLAMNPDRLEGDELAASSSNRNYKGRMGSPRGRTVLMSPLMVAAAAVAGEIADAREVFGIAVR